A single window of Nicotiana sylvestris chromosome 5, ASM39365v2, whole genome shotgun sequence DNA harbors:
- the LOC138869275 gene encoding uncharacterized protein, which produces MVETTITPTAEASSVAKFVAYDANHPYHLNSSVSPGMTLVNSVFEGRGYPGWRRTILLSLSAKKKIGFINGGCRPLDLKSPEYEQWSCVNDMVISWILNALSNYIADSVIYSKTAKDLWESLEQRFGRSNGAKLYHLQKELLGLAQGNCDIAGYFTKIKRLWDELDALNVIICCSCVCERKAKLTKSLEDQRLIQFLMGLNDTYAQARGNILMMNHLPSMDVAYSLLLQDENQRKVYANAQFNSQSVSFMVVGEDKLPNAQLLADFTAFMSTGQGKNFQRSRNQAQRGGGIGPKFNNTGQRFAKPQQKFKGRKKYNPNVTCSYCGKTRYSQKDCYRIIGFPEDFEFTNQKGYQNQIKGNTVLIYEEHEGSAGQNSEHNNNFGQQLSKE; this is translated from the coding sequence ATGGTTGAAACAACTATAACTCCTACTGCTGAAGCAAGCAGTGTTGCCAAATTTGTAGCCTATGATGCTAATCATCCCTATCATCTCAACAGTTCTGTCTCGCCTGGAATGACCTTAGTGAACTCTGTATTTGAAGGAAGAGGATATCCAGGATGGAGAAGAACCATTCTCCTATCTTTATCAGCCAAGAAGAAGATTGGTTTTATCAATGGAGGCTGTCGACCTCTAGATCTGAAGTCCCCAGAGTATGAGCAATGGAGTTGTGTGAATGACATGGTCATCTCTTGGATCCTAAATGCTCTTTCAAATTACATTGCAGATAGTGTGATCTACTCCAAGACTGCAAAGGACCTTTGGGAGAGTCTTGAGCAAAGATTTGGAAGATCCAATGGAGCCAAGCTATATCATCTGCAAAAGGAATTATTAGGATTAGCACAAGGAAATTGTGACATTGCAGGATACTTTACTAAAATCAAGAGATTATGGGATGAATTAGATGCCTTGAATGTTATCATATGTTGTTCTTGTGTTTGTGAAAGAAAGGCAAAGCTAACAAAATCGCTGGAAGATCAGAGATTGATTCAATTCCTAATGGGTCTAAATGACACCTATGCTCAGGCAAGAGGGAACATTCTTATGATGAATCATCTACCTAGCATGGATGTTGCTTATTCACTCCTCCTGCAAGATGAGAATCAAAGAAAAGTTTATGCTAATGCACAATTCAATTCTCAGTCAGTGTCATTCATGGTAGTAGGAGAAGACAAGCTACCTAATGCACAACTTCTAGCTGACTTTACAGCTTTCATGAGCACAGGACAAGGCAAGAATTTTCAAAGAAGCAGAAATCAAGCACAAAGAGGAGGAGGCATAGGGCCCAAGTTCAACAACACAGGGCAGAGGTTTGCTAAGCCTCAGCAGAAATTCAAAGGGAGGAAGAAGTATAATCCAAACGTGACCTGTTCTTATTGTGGAAAAACAAGATATTCTCAAAAAGACTGCTACAGGATCATTGGTTTCCCAGAAGATTTTGAGTTTACAAATCAGAAAGGGTATCAGAATCAAATCAAAGGAAATACAGTACTAATATATGAAGAACATGAAGGATCAGCAGGACAAAACAGTGAACACAACAACAATTTTGGTCAGCAACTCAGCAAGGAATAG